AGATGTTCTCAAAAGGACAGGAATCCAATCTGGTTTTTGTCATTTGCTTCAGTGCTTGCTGCCTGTGTTTCCACGAAGTAAAGATTGCAGAAAAGGACGACCAAATTTTTGCACAGTCGAAAGCAGAGGGTCGAGGAAAACGGGCTGAGAAATCTCTGCTTTTACTAACGTAAAGCGATGTCCATCTTCGAGCCGTGTCGAACTTTTTTAAAGCCGTGATTTACTCGAGTGCCCAGACTCGGCGAAAATCAATGGACACCAAGTCACGATCACAATCATACTACAGTAGATAAGAGGAGTCTCTGGCTTGTGCTCCCTCCACAAGATCTTACTCGAGATTAAAGCTACAGAAGGCTGAATCATTTCTGATTGACTTAGAATTTCATGCTAAGTGGAGTGAACGTCGGATCCATTAAATTGCAAAGTTGTGGCAAAAGAAAGTCCCCACTTTTTCAAGGGAACCGTGCCACAAACACAAAGAGTTCTTTAATGGGGATAAAGTTGCTGATTCCCCGGATGTGACCACGCCTACACTTGAAGAGGAAGTGCACATAACTTTGGCAATTAAAAAACTGGTAGATTACACTAGATCCACACACTCACTGAACCAATCACCAATCCGCAAATAGACTGATGAGAGGTTTCCAGTGTTAATTCGGTCATGGAGGTTCGCCGGATATCCTCTTTCTGATCCCACGAATTATGCCAACTTCACAGCAAAGTAGAACAAGATTCCTCAGCTTATCTCAAAACTACGGTTAACTTCACGAATGTATAAGATAGGAACCTCATGCCACACTGTGGCATAAATAGAAACTGAATAGAAGGTCTCTTCATACCACACTATGGCACAAACAGACACTTGCAGTCAAATCAACCTATGAAGTCCGAAAAGAAAATGCCCTTTGCGGTTCATGCATATTGCGAGCACTGTGAAAATCAAGTTCAGCTAATGTTGTCAGCAattcttcttcacgaaagtcatGAGGCACATCTCAAAACAGAAAGCCTCTGGACACTCAGATAAAGCTTCAACTAAATTATGGGGAACCAACATGCGAGCTTTTCTCCAGATATGATGCTGAATCATCTCATGTCTACTAGctttgattcaaaataaaacctATAATTCAAGGCCTCCAAGTTggattttataatatttaattcaaaCCATACAACATATGGATTAAAAACCAACATTCCTGAAGTATTGAAACAATGCCAGTGTATGTTTGGTATATGATACTTCCAGAGGCCATGAGGTGATTCTTCTTGCATATTCCGCACAAGTAGCCAATATACATAAAAGGTACTTCTCAAGTCAGGGGATATATGCAGATAGCTTACTAAAAGAATTGCATGTACATCACAAACCACAATTGCTCACTCACATacttcaaatttcttattttctcctCCCTTGACATAGACAGGTAGCCACATACAGAAGCACCTACACATTTGTTCTATAGAGTGCATTTTAGCATAACCATGATGCAGCTTACAACAGTTGACAACGCTGGCTTCCATCTATGGAACTTCAAAGCATGACTGAACTTTCTGTTCACCCTATCATAATAACAGGCTGTTAGCCATCAAGCAAGTTTCTAAGCATGTACCTTTCTGGTCATACAATTAGCAGGTGTTAAGGTTCTAAGATATCTGTTACCATGTAGAAGAAAATGTGTtgatttgaggaagaagaaatttaCACAACACGCCTAAATTAAAAGAGACATTCTCATTAATGGCATGATACATCTGACTTCACGATGCAAAATGGCCAGAAAAAGATGAAGCTGCAACAGAAAATGACCCAAAGTTGGTGTAACCATGAAGATCACCATGGCCATTCCTTCGGTTTGATACAGGATTTTAATCTACATTAAAAATTCCCTATTGTTGTACATCAGAACACGGCAGGACCAGAACTTCTTTTTAAAGGTAATAAaggttaaaataaaaaattcaagcacatcataaatgcaaaagaattaaagaagaaaagaaaagcaaaaaagaaaggaaaacatcCAAGGCTCCGATAAGTCAGAGCAAGATATCCAaacccaaaaatacaaaaacataaTGACGGTCGaccgaggaaaaaaaaaacataacagGGGGTGCAGCACCATGATTGACTGAATTGAGAGTCTATGCATTACAGAAAATCACGCTACTCTTATGTCTGGACCTCACTAACATGCAGAAACAGACCCATGGATAAGCAATTGCAGGTGCAGGGTatgtagaaggaaaaaaaaaccatggagATTGTGAAGGTGTAATGAATAAAAGGTGGCCTGTTACACAATGGACTTGCTTATAATCTGCAACTAAAGATGAAAACTCTCATCAAAATCAAGATGGATCTCACAAACTATCTTCTTGAGCAAGATCAATGAAGCAGATACAAGGCAGGATCAATTACCACAGTCACATCCATAATCAGAACAGTTATTCAATATTCTACATTATAGCCATAGGAGAAAGACCAAACAAGATAAATTCTCAATGGCAGCAGGTTCCACAGCAACAGAAGCTATCCCCATCGTTCCAAGTTTGCTGGCACTGACCCCAACTCGATCTAAAGATCACCCTTTCCACGTAATCACATCCCGAACCCGCCGATAAGAAATTTCTCGACAAGAGAAGCAGATAACAACATGGGCGCAAAACCACATAACTGATATTCCCACTTCGCCGCAAGGATCAAGGAGGAAGCAACCTCAAACTCGTTCAGTTTCCATCGCACGTAAACACCGAGCAAACCGAGAGCAGGACATATGAATCGATCACGAAAGCATCCAAAACCATCGAAAAGGATTCATTCCGCAAACCTTTTGTATATCTTTCAATCAATCGGTGAGCTCTAGCCTCCATCATTCGGCAAAAATCAAGGAGGCCTTAAACAATACACTACAACCTCAACTAACGCGAACCCATCATCAACACCCAATAAAACCACCCCGACCCAAAACCCAACCGACGTTACAATCGCAGCAGCTCCCGAAAATCGATGTGAAACTCAAGCGACGGCGACGGGCTGCTGCTTCGAGGGCTCCAGGCTCTGCTTGCCCGTGCCGCCGGCGAAGTCCTCGGCGCTGTAGATGACGGTGATGTAGAGGGAGCAGCTGGGGCAGCGGGCGACGTCCTCGCCGAGGCGGAGGTCGTCCCTGGTGATCTGGAAGAGGTCGCCGCAGGGGCAAGGGAAGGTGTACGCCTGGAGCTCCTCGCTCCACTCCATGTCCTCGATCTCCACGTCGTCGTACGACATGGCTGCTCGGCTCGGTTCTTCGTCTGCTTCTTCGGGGGGGCTAGAGGGTTTTCTGCCCGGCCGCCTGCTTCTCACTCGGGGAATCGGCGACGGAGATGCGGTcggcggccggcggccggcggacGGAAGGGCCGGCCGTCGGAGACGGTTGATTAGGGCTCTTGAGAAGCAGGGGCAGAAGGTCGGTTCTCTTCCCTAGTCTCTGCAGTTCATCCAAATTTCCCTTTGGGAAAAGATACACCAAAAGAAGAGTTTTTACTAATTTAGagataataacacaaataatCTCTGAATTTTGTCTCGATGAATATTTGTTcgataagatttgtaaattttaatttaatatacgATATCTTTCATCAATTTGAATTAAACTTTttgtacatatttaatttagtcatagattgtataaaaatatttaatgttgtcattttattaagtttaaataagattataaaaattcagagattaaattgaatataagttggataaaattatataatgggctaaagttcaagaatcatgtaaaataaaattaagattcatgaatcacattatatatttgaatcaaaatttaagaaacATTTATGTTCCGTTTTACACATTGTTTGTCCAAACCCTACCAAATTTCACCTCCTTCCAAATTGGTTTgtggtttgatttttaatttgattttaggTAATTAGGGaaagtgtggaaatttaaaatttaaagttgGCATtatttgttaaagaaaatggcgtctttttaattagaaatattCGGGTATGTAGTTAGTATGTTTAAAATAAATGGTAATTGGATGACAGGCGATGTGCAATTTCTATGTTTcgcctttttccttctttttcaataaAGAAGCAATTGAAGAAACATTTTAATCAATATGTAAAATGGTGCTTCCCACTCCACTTgtgattgaaaaattcaaatctaACGAGCC
This Eucalyptus grandis isolate ANBG69807.140 chromosome 7, ASM1654582v1, whole genome shotgun sequence DNA region includes the following protein-coding sequences:
- the LOC104453244 gene encoding diphthamide biosynthesis protein 3 codes for the protein MSYDDVEIEDMEWSEELQAYTFPCPCGDLFQITRDDLRLGEDVARCPSCSLYITVIYSAEDFAGGTGKQSLEPSKQQPVAVA